The nucleotide sequence aGGACTAGGACTCTCGATTTCTCAGCCAcgaggtaaaaatcaaaatgttttgagaTTTGATTCTCACGTTTTTAAGAAAATAAAGTGACAAAACGCGCAAAACCCACTAAAATGCCGAtcttaaaaatgttgatgaCAATACCTTTCTTTAATTTGTCGTCACGACTCTTATACTGTTAATTTGAACGAAATacatcaatcaaaaaaattatcaagtttggTAAACTTTTGCTATATCCACTAAgcgattttttctttaaaattttaccgCTTTCAACTGCTGTCATTCTGACTGAAACTCAAAAAACAGATCTCAACTCGCGCTCCAAACGgctaagcttttttttttcataaagatCAATacgaaaaagtattttaaaaaagattttttgtcaaCGTAACAAGTCtaaaattattgtttgaaaactttaaaaaaaatatcgatgtaGGTACTTGTACTTGTGGGAAGTGTTGGGAGGAGGAGGAAAGAGAATTCGGgccagaatttaaaaatcaacgaTTTATACACAAAATAGAGTGCTTACTAAAATCCAAAAAGcgaaattcgtacttttttcgtaaGTACTCTGAAAATTAAATCTCGTATGTATTATGTTGACTTCAACCTTGGTACTTCCCCCCACACCccacaaaaaacaacaacatgaGTTTTCAAGTTCGGAGatatttaaaattcgaaattcatcGCTTCAATCAATACTTTTATCCTTTCCAGCAATTCGTGATTACCCAAGTTTGGGCAAAAAACATACTCATCTCTGAAAGTTTACACACTCTTCAACAAAGTTCGCGTTCATACTCTACTTAAATtcggaatcaaaaaaaaaaatcttaaaacgTAATGGTTTAATACGGAAAGTCAAAGattatattttatcaattaatttgAGCATAATTAGCTATGCACctctatttttaaaacttttaccGCTCATTcgaatcctgaaaaaaaaaacggttgtAGTTCTCCatcattttctttcaatattattttaatccTCCACTTTCTTTTCTCAacttcctgaaaaaattgagtgaaaactCACGTATCCGTTTCTTAATTAATGATTACCCTCAACTTCgactttcttcaacttttacAGATGCTCCAGAAATATCATGTGATAGGCCATGTCATGAATTGGAATGGCCGAGAATTTGtagattaaaatttattttagaatcTCATTCAATCCCCTACAGGTAAtcattacgagtacatacatacaataaatACTCCCCCCCtcctctacaattttcaaacatggtATTCTGCTTCCAGAAATTGTAGCTCACTCGCTGGTCAATGTTCCTTCGAAGAATTACAGTACAAAGCAGGAAATAAATTATTAACAGTAAATAGGCAAATACCAGGCCCAAAAATTCACGTAAGACATAATTTCACGAGCACGTAATAATTACGGGAAAAGCatgtaaaatattataattacATTATGCGTTTATTTTGAAGGTTTGTGTTCACGATATATTACTGGTAGACGTTGTCAATCGACTACCAGATACCAGTGTTTCAATCCATTGGAGAGGTCAAGTTCATCGTAATGAACCTATGATGGATGGTGTGCCAATGATTAGTCAATGTCCTATACCAACATACACAACGTTTCAGTACAGATTTCGAGCCTCAGACCCGGGAACACATTTTTGGCATTTGCATAATAAAGATACCGGTTAGTATGTCGTATTACTAATACCTCTAACACCTTAAAGCTACCTGCTCGTTTACAAAGAATGGTGTTATATGAATATTCAGGTATGAACAGGTGAAGGTGATGTCTTACGCGTAAATTTACTGTATCGAAAAACAATTTGTCTGAAGTTCGTGTGCTTACTACTTTAAATAGTTAGGAAACAAAATCAGATAAAAATGCAATACTTTTATCACAATAATGAGCAACatgaaatcacatttttttctgattagCTATTCTctgtgaaagaaaaaataaaagacgAAATAGTAAGGCATTTTGGCATTCATCAATtagtaatttcaaaatgtattccTTTACTAATGTTATTACATAATTGGGTGATGctatttttaaatatctatTTTACAGGATCAGCTGCTTTGAACAACATTTATGGTTTAATGGTAGTACGAGaagcaaaaaaagttgagcCGCATAGTGCAGTCGTAGACTATGATCAATCTGATCACACAATAATTGTAAGAAGCGTGGAAAATCATTCTCAATCTTCGATATTAATCAATGGACGATACGCAAAGGCTAAAGTAAGTTTTATTGAAGGTATTTACTACAACAATAGCTTCCTGGTATTATCACACACAAAAATTTGACCCGTCATTATCtgataattaattataaattcCGATAGAATAACCTTAGTGAACAGGAACCTCAAAAATGATTGATGGAGTTACCTGACAATccaaaataaacttttaaaacaGCACAGGCAAAGAGGtttgctaaaatttcagttttctcacTTCAATAAGCCCTCcaatattttcaagaatttcttgTAATGCCATTCTAGTTTTCACAGCAACTCATCATTTTTTGTACGCtacgaaatttttcgaaatgattatAAACAATTGAATGGacttctgaataaaaaaataatttcaaaaatgttttcgaattcaaaatgCTTCTTGAGTGAGAAgtgaacatttaaaaataaagaaatcctGCAACAAAAATCTTGAGTGTTTGTACAATAATTTTCGAGTAGGATGTAGGAACCTATACCATACCATATACTCGTACTAAATCTTCAAGTTGTCTCACCACAGGTCGACAGCCCAGTTTCATTTCAAGTACTGCAAAATAAGAGGTATCGTTTTCGATTGGCTTATGGTGGAGGAGACATCAAATGTCCTATTTCTTGCACGATCGAGGATCATAAGTTATTAATTATTGCTTTGGACGGAAATGCCATTCAACCAGTTTCTACGTCAAAAATTACGTTAGTCCCAGGTGAGTATTTTATGCATAAGGTATCTTTTTCAAGTATTTACTGGAAGTGATCACAGAGAATTTTCTGAAAGACGAGTAGAATAGAAAAAGACATAAATGTCCCTTCAAAATCATGAAACGTGAGGTTGTGGGCCATGTGGGGAGAAATGTTCACTCTTTCCTCTCAGGGCTCAACTGTAACTCTTTCTGAATTTACCTTGAAAAATCTTATTGcgtacgtttaaaaaaaaaattgaaaaaaatatgttcaattgCTTCATTGTACTCTGCAGGTGCtggaaaaaatgcgaaaataataatttttaccattttgctTAACTCTCGGAGGGGGATGAGAGAAGcgtaaaagtaaaaattactgaaagttGAATCAAatgaaagatcaatttttttgaaaatgatttttttggatgttCAAAAGAAAATGTATTCCTTATCCCGCAGAGAAAAGGGGATAAGAGCTCAAAAATCGTCACTAAAACGATGCTTTCGAGTTGACATTCCAGAATGTATGCAGCATTAGAAAATGTTCTGTGTTCCAACACCAAGTCTAGCAAAACCTGATCCAATAAAAATCTTAATCAATGAAGTAAGGTTTTTGCAAGGTCGTTTTGAGGTCTAGACACAACTTTGGTGCCATTCACCATTTAgcacttgaagaaaaaaagagaaaaactatCACTCGTAGTAGTCGTAGTAACTACGTATATCACTTGATCCAGGTTTATCTACACAATCACGTTGTTTGTTATAGGAGAGCGGACAGATTTTGTTTTACGGGCAAACCAGGCCATTAAAACGTACAgcattcaattcaatttcatcgATGGTTGTCATATGAACAGTTCTTCGTACGCCTTATTAAATTACACCAATAATAAAGCagaaaaaacacagaaaatcgAAAACGATAATAAATTTCCATACAAACCAGTGAGTAGTCAAACCCAATAAAACATCATCATCCAGCACtgatgattttatttgattaaagacgaataaaaatttttaatatgtgcTTGTAAACTATTTTTTGAACAGGTTTTCTCAACGATTTTCAACGATCAATGCGACAAAAATTCCTTCTGCTTGGAAAATATTAAAGCCCACGATAAAGTTTCCAACGACGTGAGCCGAATCGATACAgctttttacttattttataattatcgaaattttcaaatcgatggTGTGCAAGGTAAGTTTAAATAAGTTCGACGTTTTCCATAAGCATCACTTCGCATTTCAAGTTGACTTTCGTCCTCATTTTTCAGGTTCTTTCAAAGTAGCCAACGTTAATAATATTACTTTTACATATCCACCGTCGCCTTTAATAAGTCAAATTGCCGATGTTCCTAAAGAAATTCTCTGTAATGGAGAAAAACTTCCCAGCGACTGTGATAAAGAAAATGGTAATACTTGCCAGTGCACTCACGTAATCGATATCAACGTAGGATCAGTAGTGGAATTAATTCTCGTACACCAAGGTAAAGTTTCACATTTCGTTAACTCCAACTCGAATGATAATCACTCGTATCTTTAAAATCGTGcctacaaattcattttttcattttcaaacagaaaaaaacgcCAAACATGGTCACATATTTCATCTGCATGGTCACAAATTCTACATCCTTGGTCGTCGAAAACTCGATTCTTCGATAACTGTCGATGAAATCAAAGATCTCGATGCTGCGGGGAAACTGATCGATAGAAATGTagaaaatcctccaaaaaaggACACTTTAATAATACCACCTGCAGGAATGGCTGTAATACGATTCGTCGCTGATAATCCAGGTAAGTACCAAACTGAGCAATTTTTTAagccaaattcaatttttgaaaataactttcGTATCTATAGGATACTGGTTACTTGAAGAGGAAAGTGGATCGCACGGTATGGAAGTAGTATTTAATGTGATAGGATCTCAACATAATGTACCGGAATCATTTCCACGTTGCGGAAATTGGATAGGCCCTAAATATTTTTTCGCCTAATGCAGTGATCCGTGTTTACCATTatttatacctaggtactcgtaaaGTTTcaattgtgataaaaaaaattaatttttcgtctCTAAAAAATTACATGTAGACTCTCTATCAAATTGTACGTCGCACACACCATACCAGTGTCGAGACTTGAGAGCTTTTAGTTGTTAAAGACGTATtactgtaggtacatattatttatttttagcatattttttttcttcgttttatgAATTTGAGCACAAAATGTTCCTTTTTCGTATTAATAGGCTATGTATGTGCGGAGattgaaatacctatacctacgtacttatgtacctacatttatttatGATGATACTTTGGTggataattcatttttcgaaagcATTGTTTTTACTCGAGTTCGACCACATAAATGAACTGATATTTCAAAATCGGCAGAATGGTCCCGAGTGGACGGAGTATGCGATTGGGTAAAGGCCGACTGTTGATGATTTGCAAGTACAGAAGGTGTAAACGATTTATACGGAGTGTTCAAGAATATTGatcatgaaaatataaaaaaatggtaTGTGGTAGTTTCCTttcaatgaaacaaaaaattaaatttcactaagtacttttgaaaaactctTTATTTCAACGCATAGAAAATGGTTCCCaacatataatttttgaaaatgattatttttaatgaagttaTTGATTCATCAATTTTGTACAGTTTTATGTGTATCTATACATAgtatgtaattcattttttttcgaatttggaattttttctcttttcttgaTTATAGGTAGGGATGTTTATCTTCTCACGTCCAATATTCTTGGACCCTGTGTACGCttggaaaataaaatcgttTGTAATTGGTCGATAGTGCGGTCGAAAAATATAATGATTTGCACACTTCTCAttgtttcaagtttgaaatttttgaagtggtCTTTATGAATTCGGTCGTTTGTTTGGATTCGAAATCATCTCCATTGTTTGGGGTGCCAGTGACGACATATAATTGAACCATAAGTTTATGTATTTCATACGCGTATTATTATCATCCAttcagaaattataccaatctGATTGttatttctctcaatttttcgttctgttattttttttgatttagtaCATTTTTGTTTGTTACCCAACGTCGTTTGTTTATTTCTACATTGTAACGcagactgaaaaaattaatgcgGCCTAATCAGCCAGGTTAGCATCAGAGTATTTTACTACCAgagttttttcctcaaaattgagaaaaccaCAAAAATTCTATTCTCTCAACGTATTTTTAGcaattatacatacatacatacaacgTTCCAAGTTGAATTCATCTCGAGTTGAAGagcaaaaatgtcaattttgttcaaattactcttaaaatttcatctacaTATTCAAATGGAAAGTATCACTGCACAAGTCAAATACAAGGTAATGAAAGAttgttttgaaagtgaaattggCCATTTTCCACTGGTTCATCGACTTGAAATCTAAGCTCTTTTTAcaacgattcattttcaaaattctaaaattgcgCCTCGATCACGCAATGGTTCCAAGTTTTACCTCTATGTcgagttgaaattcgaatagCAAAATACTTTCTAATAGGACGCTCTGTATAATCACCCGGCATCCACCTGTTCCATCAATCCTTCTATCGTCAGTCCTACTTGGCAAATAAATACCGATCAATTCGTACCCTTCGTTCTCATCTACCACTCTCTTCCCACATTAAAAACCACCCAATACACTACGAAGCAGTCAGCCTTTGCATATTCGAAATTAAAACCCATAAAACACACGTTAATGGTTTTCGGCGACAATTTAACCAAAAGTCATCGACGATCGTAAATTAAATCGACACAGCGTACGCAGCTCTCTGACCATAGAGGAAACACGGTAGCACGGGAAATCGCTATCGACCGACAattaataggtaataaaaaaggCTCTTATATTcgttagtttcaatttttttaatcgcgcCAATATTTATCGTCGTATTTTCCGACTCATTGGCCGAATTAGCGCAGCGTCGACGAACAACGCCATCGTCGTTAATTAAAAACCACCACCTAACCATATAAATTACCATAATATACGCGTACAACAAGGTGGAAATCGAGCGTCAAACAAAACCAAGCATCTATatgaatagaaaagaaaaaaaagcacagagCAGAGCAAAGGTTACATGACTACGTCGTACAGTATAGAGCCCGTTCAGTATCATCATCGACATCATCGACGCTTTATGCAGGTGCTTTTCACCAAGAGACATTTTTCCACATCTTGGTGGCATGGCAGTGGTGGTCGTCATTGTCGTCGTTATAACAACTATACCATTACCAAAGTTGATGGTGGTGATGGTAGAGgcgcgaaagaaaaaaaaaagttcttttccCTATCTGTCGCATCTC is from Planococcus citri chromosome 1, ihPlaCitr1.1, whole genome shotgun sequence and encodes:
- the LOC135832526 gene encoding uncharacterized protein LOC135832526 isoform X1, with the translated sequence MNTKSDLPLRIESGAGKSLIVLAFFLFLGLSLWFSPLPNAPEISCDRPCHELEWPRICRLKFILESHSIPYRNCSSLAGQCSFEELQYKAGNKLLTVNRQIPGPKIHVCVHDILLVDVVNRLPDTSVSIHWRGQVHRNEPMMDGVPMISQCPIPTYTTFQYRFRASDPGTHFWHLHNKDTGSAALNNIYGLMVVREAKKVEPHSAVVDYDQSDHTIIVRSVENHSQSSILINGRYAKAKVDSPVSFQVLQNKRYRFRLAYGGGDIKCPISCTIEDHKLLIIALDGNAIQPVSTSKITLVPGERTDFVLRANQAIKTYSIQFNFIDGCHMNSSSYALLNYTNNKAEKTQKIENDNKFPYKPVFSTIFNDQCDKNSFCLENIKAHDKVSNDVSRIDTAFYLFYNYRNFQIDGVQGSFKVANVNNITFTYPPSPLISQIADVPKEILCNGEKLPSDCDKENGNTCQCTHVIDINVGSVVELILVHQEKNAKHGHIFHLHGHKFYILGRRKLDSSITVDEIKDLDAAGKLIDRNVENPPKKDTLIIPPAGMAVIRFVADNPGYWLLEEESGSHGMEVVFNVIGSQHNVPESFPRCGNWIGPKYFFA
- the LOC135832526 gene encoding uncharacterized protein LOC135832526 isoform X2, with product MQSPNFILQTIARLCSFCFLICMVITVIKFTHFPDLDAPEISCDRPCHELEWPRICRLKFILESHSIPYRNCSSLAGQCSFEELQYKAGNKLLTVNRQIPGPKIHVCVHDILLVDVVNRLPDTSVSIHWRGQVHRNEPMMDGVPMISQCPIPTYTTFQYRFRASDPGTHFWHLHNKDTGSAALNNIYGLMVVREAKKVEPHSAVVDYDQSDHTIIVRSVENHSQSSILINGRYAKAKVDSPVSFQVLQNKRYRFRLAYGGGDIKCPISCTIEDHKLLIIALDGNAIQPVSTSKITLVPGERTDFVLRANQAIKTYSIQFNFIDGCHMNSSSYALLNYTNNKAEKTQKIENDNKFPYKPVFSTIFNDQCDKNSFCLENIKAHDKVSNDVSRIDTAFYLFYNYRNFQIDGVQGSFKVANVNNITFTYPPSPLISQIADVPKEILCNGEKLPSDCDKENGNTCQCTHVIDINVGSVVELILVHQEKNAKHGHIFHLHGHKFYILGRRKLDSSITVDEIKDLDAAGKLIDRNVENPPKKDTLIIPPAGMAVIRFVADNPGYWLLEEESGSHGMEVVFNVIGSQHNVPESFPRCGNWIGPKYFFA